The sequence GGAGGGGCCGGTCGTCAGTCGCGGGGGCGTCCCGTGCGGGAGAGGAGGTGGAGGCGGCGGTGTTCGAGGGCCGCGGCGAGGACGTAGGCGCCGCCGCCCGCGACGGCGAGGACCCAGTACAGGCCGGGAGTGGCGAACCAGAGTGCCGCGGTGGAGGTCAGGGCGAGCCAGACGCCGAGGCCGTAGTGCAGCAGGTTGCGGCGTACGGAGCCTTCCGCGAGGTAGAGCAGGCCGACGATCAGACCGGAGCCGGCGGGCCAGAGGACGGACTGGAGTTCCGGCTGTTCCAGTACGGAGGTGAGGCCGGTGACGGCGAGGAACAGGGCGGTGAAAGCGGCGATCCACGCGGCGCCGAGCAGCCGGGCGGACAGGATCTCCGGTGTCGTGGCTCCGACCTGGGCCCGCAGGCCGGCCAGGGTGGTCAGCACGATGCCGACCACGAGCCCGCTGCCGAGGAGGGTCGTGGGCAGCCAGCCGGGCAGGTCGAGCAAGGGGTCGGCGCCCTGGGAAGTCGCGGCGGTGCCGTGGCCGAGTACGTAGGCGAGTCCGAAGCTGAGGTAGGCCGCGCGGTTGTCGACCTCACGCGGGCGTCTGCCGGGACGGGCACGGACGACCGACGGCGACATGGTTGCGGAGCTGGACACGGTGGAGACCTCCATGGAGGACGGCAGGGTGACGGGGAAGCGGAGTGGTGAGGCGACGGGGTGACGGGGGGGGAGCGCGCCGCACGGCGATGGCCGGCGAACGCCCACCGGGGCCTCGGACGGGCTGCTCAGCAGGTGCCTTGAGACGGTCGAGCCGGGCCGTAGGCGTTGACCACCCAGGTGGTGCCGCCGTCCGACAGGCCCGCCCTTCGTCCGTCCGAGGTTCATGGCGCACAGCCTCGGCGTGGACGGTGTCCACTATCCATGCCCTGAAGGGGCGATGACCGTCCAGTCCTGTCCGTCCCTGTCCACTCGGCCACGTGTCACGGGGCGGGGAGGGCGTGACGGCGGGGACGGCACGCTCCGTGCCGTCCCCGCCGTCACGCCGTCAACGCTGGTCGCTCAGCCCACGCGTTCGATGCGTGCCCGCCGGATCAGGTTCTTGCCCGGCTCGCGCACCGTGTCGAAGGCTGCGTTGTTCAGCAGGACACAACTGCCTGACGGACCGTTCACCGTCACCGTGGTCGCCTGGCCGTTGTCCAGGTTCGTCACCTTCAGCTTCGTCCCGACCGGGAACGTACCGCTCGACGCGGCGGGCGCACCCGCCTCCCCCGACAACGTCACCGTCGACCCCTGACACACCACCTCACCGGTCGCCGGCGGCACCTGCACAGCCGCCCCACCCGCCGCACCGGACGCACCAGCCGCAGGCGCCGCGGGAGCCGCAGCGTCACCGCCACCACCCACCCGCTCGATACGCGCCCGCCGAATCAGGTTCTTCCCCGGCTCCCGCACCTTCTCGAACGCCGCATTGTTCAACAGCACACAACTACCCGACGGACCGTTCACGGCAACCGTCGTCGACTGACCGTTGTCCAGGTTCGTCACCTTCAACTTCGTCCCCACCGGGAACGTACCGCTCGACGCGGCCGGCGCACCCGCCTCCCCCGACAACGTCACCGTCGACCCCTGACACACCACCTCACCGGTCGCCGGCGGCACCTGCACAGCCGCCCCACCCGCCGCACCGGACGCACCAGCCGCAGGCGCCGCGGGAGCCGCAGCGTCACCGCCACCACCCACCCGCTCGATACGCGCCCGCCGAATCAGGTTCTTCCCCGGCTCCCGCACCTTCTCGAACGCCGCATTGTTCAACAGCACACAACTACCCGACGGACCGTTCACGGCGACCGTCGTCGACTGGCCGTTGTCCAGGTTCGTCACCTTCAACTTCGTCCCGACCGGGAACGTACCGCTCGACGCGGCCGGGGCACCCGCCTCCCCCGACAACGTCACCGTCGACCCCTGACACACGACGTCGGGTTCTGCGGCATTTCCGATCGCCACCGTCGCGGCGACCCCGCCGATCACCAGGGCTCCCGCGACGGCAGAGAGCACGAACTTCTTCTTGAGACTCATGGTCCGTTTTCTGGACACTCGACACTCCTCGATCCGATGGACGTTGCCCCCCTGACGTCCTGCATACGGCCGAGTTCTCAAGGGAGTTCAGTCCTGTTGCCTTTTTACGAATCAGGCCGCGAGGAGGTTTGGAGCGCTGTGCGGCGAGCCACCGCGAGGCTCGTGACTCGTGCGCGCGCGTCCGAAGAAGCAGGTCACGGCCCCAGTGCCGCGGACGGTCGTCGCGTGTACGACACGCCTGCCGACGGTCTCGATCGACGCGGGGCGAGGAGACCACAGGCACGTTTAAGGCTCAGTTGATCTGCTCTTAAGCATCCGCCGCGCTCACCGCCAGGCGCCCATGAAGAGCTTGCGACGGCCGTGCGCACTCCCGGCGGCACCGTGTGGCGTCCGTGTCGGGCCCGCATCATCGTTTCTTCCCTTGCAGCCCTGTGACCTGCGACGAAACCACTTTCCACGTACGAGTGACATGGTCGGGTTTCGTTGGTTCTGGGCTACTCGCTTCGGGATCATGGTTCCGGTTCCGCACATGACGTCGGCACGAGGCCGCCGGCATGTGCAGGCCGCCCCCGAGTGCGTTCCGCGCCGCGACCCGGGGCGGCCCCCGCCGCGCCCTCCGTCCCGGGGGCGGGCCGTACCGCATCACGAGACAGAGGAGCCGCACCACATGTCCATGCCTGTTGTGAGCATCTGGGACAACACCTTCCCGGGCGCCCAGCCCCACTACCCGAGGGCAACCGCCTGGGACGTCGAGTGGCCCCTCGAAGGGGGCACCGCCTGGGTGTTCTACAGCAGCCCGGGCCAGACCCGGGTCAGGAAGCCGGTGATCCTCGCCGACGGGTTCTCCTCAGGCAAGAGCGATCCCGACGCCCTGTGGAACGGCCTGGAGAACGGCGAGTACCCGCTCATCTCCCAGCTGCGTGAGGCGGGCTTCGACCTGGTGCTCCTGGGCTTCGACGAGCGGTCGGCGTCCATCATCGACAACGCCGACGTGGCGATCGAGTGCATCAAGAAGGCGATCGACGACCGCGAGGGTTCGGCCAAGCTGACGGTCGGCGGCTTCAGCATGGGAGGGCTGGTCACCCGGTACGCCCTGGCCAAGATGCACCACGAAGGCGACGACCACCAGACCGCTACCTTCCTCTCGTACGACACCCCGCACAGCGGAGCCTGGCTGCCGATCTCGGTACAGGCGTTCGCGCACTTCGTGAAGGACAACTGGGGCGGCCTCCCCGGATTCGGTGAACTCCTCGGCAGCTTCTCGCGGATGGTCAACAGCACGGCCGCCCGGCAGTTGCTGCGTTGGCACATCGAGAGCGTCTCCGCGGAGCCCCGGCAGGACCGGGCCCGCACCGACTTCCTCGCGGAACTGGAGCGGGTGGGCAGCTGGCCCCCCGGTGTGCGGCGGCTCGGGGTCGCCAACGGCACGGGCACCGGTGCCGGGAACAACATCCCGGCCGGCGTGACGGCGATGCGCACCACCGGTGCGGAGCTGACGGGCACCCGGCTGGACACGCAGGACACGGGCGAGCAGATCGTCGCGATCCTGAAGAAGACCGGCTCCCCCGAGATCCCGATCGTCACCAACAACCTGCCCGACATCGACGGCGCTCCTGGTGGCCTCTTCCCCGAGGCTCTTAACCTGCCGGGCCGCCCCGCCAACTTCGGCACCGCCGCCATGCTGGCCGGGCTCCTCGAAGGCGAGCCCGCGGAACTCACCTACAACGCGACCACGTTCGTGCCGAGCGTCAGCGCCGTGGCGGCCGGCGCGATCGACGACCGTGACGCTCTCTACAGCAAGATCGACCCCGCCGACAGCGAGCTCGACCACTTCTTGTGCGCGAGCGAGAACCAAGGACACACGGTCATCACCGTGGAGCTCGGCGAGTGGATCGTGGACAAGCTCCGGACTCCCTGACCCCCGGGCCCCCTGCCGCGACGGTGGCCGTCCCGGTTCCGCCCGACCGGCGGGCCGGGACGGTCACCGGGCCGCCTTGGTGTCGGGGCCGAGCGGCCGCTTGTAGTAGCGCCAGGGGAACCAGCCCGCGCCGACGGGGATCCAGCCCTCCGCCTCCATCCGCCGGTGGCGGCCGCCGGCGGAGAGCGTCACACGGCAGTGTTCCCACGGGTGCGCGGAGGCCTCCACCTCGTGGAAGAAGGATCCGTAGCCGACGAGGTGCCATCCGTCGCGTCCGGCCTCCTCCAGGGCGGCCATCTCGTTGAACGCGGTCAGCGGACTGAGGATGCGGCGCTCGGCGGCGCCCGCCCCACCACCGGTCGGCGCGCCGGGTGCGGACGCCCCGGCGAACCTCTGCTGGGCGGCCTGCCGGCTCACTCCCAGGATGCGGCCCACCGTTTCCCAGCTGTGTCCGGCGGCCCTGGCGCCCTGTACGGCCTCACGCAGGAGCCGGCTCGCCTCCTCGGCTCCGACCCGCGAGGCGTCCACCAGGCGCAGATAACCGTCCGCGTCGTGTTCGAGCGCGTCGGCCAGGCCTTCGGGGGCGCCGATCACGGCCGCCGCGATGCCTTCGCGGATCCTGGCCGTCTCCAGGGGGCCGAGGAGGGGTACGTCGCTCATCGCCGGGCGCCGGCGAGAGGTTCCAGCGCGTCGAGCACGTCCGCGTCGCGTCGGGCGCGGGCCGCGGCGGCATCGGCCTGTGCCGTGGTACGGGCGAGCAGGGCTCCCCCGGCGGCGACGAGTACGAGGGACACGGCGACCAGGGCGGCCGAGGCGACGGCCCCGAAGCGGTCGTGGAACATGACCGTCACCGCGGGCAGCATCACCGCGAGCGGCAGCAGGGCAGCCGTGGTGGGGGCCGTGGTGGAGCGAGGGCCGCCCTCGTCGGAGGAGGCCGTCTTCTTCAAGATCGTCATGCGTCAAGAAAACCTTGACACGCCGCCTCTGTCAAGACTTCCTTGACGCCTGCGCGGCGGCGGCCACCTGATCGACGCCGGCCGCTCGACGCCTCGACCAGCCAATACGTCACATTCCGGACGGCGTCTCGATCGGTCGGACCGGGGATCGAACCGGGCGTCGGGGCGGGTCCGCCGGCGGAACGGATTTCGGCGGACCCGAATGGTCTGCGCACGGCGGCTTGACCGATGGACCTGCGGCAACGTAACTTCGAGCCGACCGGCCCGTGAACTGATGAAGGAGGCGAAGTCGGATGTCGATCATCTCCGAACTGCACCGCCCCGCGCATCAGGTCGCCTGGACTCCGGGTCTCGTAGCACACGGCTGCTGAACAGCCTTCTTTTCCGGCGTGCCCTTCTGTGGCCCCGGCATCTTTCGATTTCTCACACCGCCTGCGGCACGTCGTCGCGTGCCGAGTCGCGCTCCGGATTCTCCCCGGGCTGCGCCAGCGAAATAGAAAGCCCCTGAAATGGCTACTAGCATAATCAGCTCGACCATGCGCGGAAATGAGGATGTGCCATGGTAGCGGCGCGGATCACCGTCAACGGGAAAGAGACACCCCTTTCCCCGGCTGCACCCCACACCACTGTGCTCGATCTCCTGCGCGAGCGTGGCCTGACCGGTACCAAGGAGGGCTGCGCCGAGGGTGAGTGCGGCGCCTGCTCGGTCCTGGTGGCCCGTCCTGGCGTGAACAAGCCCACCGACTGGGTGGCCGTCAACGCATGTCTGGTGCCGGCCGCGGCACTGGACGGCCAGGAGATCATCACCTCCGAAGGTCTCGCCACGGTCGGCGAACCGGGTACGCGGCCCACGCTGCACCCGGTACAGGAGGAGATGGCGGTCCGCGGCGGTTCCCAATGCGGTTACTGCACCCCCGGGTTCATCTGCAGCATGGCCTCCGAGTACTACCGGCCCGACCGCTGCGCACACGGCGAGTCCGCCGACAGCGGCGACGCCCACGACGCCGAGCACGGTCCGAACGGCTTCGATCTGCACTCGCTGAGCGGCAACCTGTGCCGTTGCACCGGCTACCGCCCGATCCGCGACGCCGCCTTCGCGGTCGGTGAGCCCACCGAGGACGACCCGCTGGCGCAGCGTCGCGAGCAGGACCCGCCCGCGCCGGTCGCCACCGAGTACACGCAGGACGGCGCCACGTTCCTGCGGAAGGACACCCTGGCCGAAACGCTGCAGCTGCTGCGCGAGCGGCCCGACGCGGTCGTGGTCGCCGGCTCCACCGACTACGGCGTCGAGGTGAACATCCGCTCCCGCAGGGCGGAGTGCGTGGTCGCCATCGACCGGCTGCCCGAACTCCGGGAGCTGCGCGTCGAATCCGACCACATCGAGATCGGGGCGGCGGTCACGCTCACCGAGATCGAGCGCCGGCTCGACGGTGATGTCCCGCTGCTGGCCGAGCTGTTCCCGCAGTTCGCCTCCCGACTCATCCGCAACAGCGGCACCCTCGGCGGCAATCTGGGTACCGGCTCCCCCATCGGTGACAGCCCGCCGGTGCTGCTCGCCCTGGAGGCGTCGCTGGTGCTCGCCGACGCCGACGGTGAGCGCGTCGTCCCGCTCGCGGAGTACTTCACCGGCTACCGGCAGAGCGTGCGCCGCCCCGATGAACTGATCCGCGCGGTGCGCATCCCGCTTCCGCTGTCGCCGGTCACGGCCTTCCACAAGATCGCCAAGCGACGCTTCGACGACATCTCCAGCGTGGCGATCGGATTCGCGCTCGACATCGAGGGCGGAATCGTCCGCAAGGCACGCATCGGTCTGGGCGGCGTGGCCGCCACCCCGATCCGTGCCCTCGCCACCGAGGCCGCCCTGGAGGGCAAGCCGTGGTCGGCGGAGACGGTCGAGGCCGCGGCCCGGGTGCTGCGCGGTGAGGGCACGCCGATGAGCGATCACCGTGCCAGCTCCGTCTACCGTTCCGCGATGCTCGGCCAGAGCCTGTTGAAGCTGCACGCGCAAACCACCGAGGCGGTGTCTTCATGAGCCATTTGTCCGAGCGTCCCGAGAAGCCGGTAGTCGGCGTCTCCATGCCGCACGAAAGTGCCGTACTGCACGTCACCGGCGCCGCGCTCTACACCGATGACCTGGTGTACCGCACCAAGGACACGCTGCACGCCTACCCCGTCCAGGTCATGAAGACCCGGGGCCGGATCACCGCGCTGCGCACCGAGCCCGCGCTCGCCGTGCCCGGTGTGGTCCGCGTACTGACCGTCGCCGACGTGCCCGGTGTCAACGACGCCGGCATGAAGCACGACGAGCCGCTCTTCCCCGACGAGGTCATGTTCCACGGCCACGCGGTCGCCTGGGTGCTCGGTGAGACCCTGGAGGCGGCTCGGCTCGGTGCGGCGGCCGTCGAGGTGGAACTCGACGAACTGCCCTCCGTCATCACGCTGAAGGAAGCGATCGCGGCCGAGAGCTTCCACGGCGCCCGGCCCCTGATGGTGACCGGCGACATCGACGCCGGCTTCGCCGACTCCACACACGTGTTCAGCGGCGAGTTCCAGTTCTCCGACCAGGAGCACTTCTACCTGGAGACGCACGCCGCGCTGGCCTACATCGACGAGGCCGAGCAGGTGTTCATCCAGAGCAGCACCCAGCACCCCTCGGAGACCCAGGAGATCGTCGCGCACGTCCTCGGTCTGCACAGTCACGAGGTGACCGTGCAGTGCCTGCGGATGGGCGGCGGCTTCGGCGGCAAGGAGATGCAGCCGCACGGCTTCGCGGCCATCGCCGCGCTCGGTGCCAAGCTGACCGGCCGGCCGGTCCGGGTGCGGCTCAACCGCACCCAGGACCTCACGATGTCCGGCAAGCGGCACGGCTTCCACGCCGACTGGAAGATCGGCTTCGACGCCGACGGACGGATCCAGGCGCTGGATGCCACGCTCACCTCGGACGGCGGCTGGAGCCTGGACCTGTCCGAGCCTGTGACGGCCCGTGCGCTGTGCCACATCGACAACACGTACTGGATCCCCAACGCGCGGGTCGCCGGTCGCATCGCCCAGACCAACAAGGTCTCCAACACCGCCTTCCGCGGCTTCGGCGGTCCGCAGGGCATGCTGGTGATCGAGGACATCCTCGGCCGGGTCGCGCCGCTGCTCGGCCTGGACCCGATGGAGCTGCGCAAGCGCAACTTCTACCAGCCGGGTCTCGGTCAGGCGACGCCGTACGGCCAGCCGGTCCCGCAGGCGGAACGGATCGCCGCGGTCTGGCAGCAGGTCGAGAACGACGGCGGGATCGCCGACCGCAAGCGCGAGATCGCCGCCTTCAACGCCGCGCACCCGCACACCAAGCGGGCGCTCGCGATCACCGGCATCAAGTTCGGCATCTCGTTCAACCTCACGGCCTTCAACCAGGCCGGCGCGCTGGTGCTGATCTACAAGGACGGCTCCGTCCTGATCAACCACGGTGGCACCGAGATGGGCCAGGGCCTGCACACCAAGATGCTGCAGGTGGCCGCGACCACGCTGGGCATCCCGCTGCACAAGGTGCGACTGGCGCCCACGCGGACCGACAAGGTGCCCAACACCTCCGCCACCGCCGCCAGTTCCGGTGCCGACCTCAACGGTGGCGCGGTGAAGAACGCCTGTGAGCAGCTGCGCACGCGGCTGCTGCAGGTGGCCGCGAGCCAGCTGGGTTCCAACGCCTCGGACGTGCGCATCGTCGACGGTGTCGCCCGCACCCTGGGCAGCGACAAGGAGCTGGCCTGGGACGACCTGGTGCACACCGCGTACTTCCAGCGTGTTCAGCTGTCGGCGTCCGGTTACTACCGGACCGAGGGGCTGCACTGGGACGCGAAGAGCTTCCGGGGCTCCCCGTTCAAGTACTTCTCCTACGGCGCCGCCGCGGCCGAGGTGGAGGTCGACGGTTTCACCGGCGCCTACCGCATCCGCCGGGTGGACATCGTGCACGACGTCGGCGACAGCCTGTCCCCGATGATCGACATCGGTCAGGTCGAGGGCGGTTTCGTGCAGGGCGCGGGCTGGCTGACGCTCGAGGACATGCGCTGGGACACCAGTGACGGGCCGAACCGCGGCCGGCTGCTGACCCAGGCCGCGAGCACCTACAAGCTGCCGAGCTTCTCGGAGATGCCCGAGGAGTTCAACGTCACGCTGATGGAGAACGCCACCGAAGAGGGCGCGGTGTACGGGTCCAAGGCGGTCGGCGAGCCTCCGCTGATGCTGGCGTTCTGCGTGCGCGAGGCGCTGCGCCAGGCGGCCGCGTCGTTCGGTCCCGCCGGGGTCAGCGTGGAACTCGCCGCTCCCGCGACGCCGGAGGCGGTCTTCTGGGCGATCGAGTCGGTCCGCGAGAAGGCGGACGTGCGGAGCGGCGACGGCCAGGCTCCGGACGACAGCGAGATCCGTACCGACACAAGCGCTTTGAGTAATGCCTGACATGACCTGGATCGCCGCGGTCACGCGGTTGCGAGCACGCCGGGAGCCCGGCGTGCTCGTGACCGTCGCGACCGTGCGCGGCCATGCGCCCCGTGGGGCCGGTGCCAAGCTCGTCGTGGGACAGACCGAGACCTGGGGTTCGATCGGCGGCGGCAACATCGAGGCCGTCGCCATCGATCGGGCCCGCCAGCTCAACGTCGAGCCCGATCCGGAGCCGGAACTGATGGAGTTCGCCCTCAACGACAAGGTCGTCGGACCCCACGGTGTGCAGTGCTGCGGCGGTGCCGTCAGCCTGCTCCTCGAACCGCTGCCGGTGGTCCAGGCGGTGGCCGTCTTCGGCGTCGGGCACGTCGGACTGGAGCTGGCCCGCATCCTGGCCCGCCACAACCTCGATCTGCACCTGATCGACACCCGGTCCGACATGCTCACCGACGAACGGCTGAGTGTGCTCTCTGACGCGGTGGCGCAGATCCATGTGCACCACACACCGCTGCTTCCGGAGGAGGTGCTCGCGGAGCTGCCGCCCGGCGCCCACGTCCTGATCATGACCCATGATCACGCCGAGGACGCCGCGCTGTGCGACGCCGCCTTGCGCACTCCTGGTCTCGGCTCGATCGGATTGATCGGCTCGGCCGCCAAGTGGGTGCGGTTCCGCAAGCGCCTGGCCACCGAGGGCGGTCACGACGCCGCCACCATCGATCGGATCAAGACTCCGATCGGGATGACCGAGATCACCGGCAAGGAGCCGGCCACGATCGCGGTGAGCGTGGCGGCGGACCTGCTCCGGACCTTCGAGCAGGACCGCCCCGGGGCGGTTCCGGACCCGGTGACCGAGGTACCCGTTGCGCCTGAGGTGCCTGTGGTTCCTGAGGTCCGGGAGGTCGAGGTCCGCGCGGCCGCAAGGACCACCGCGGTCCCCAAGGTCCGCGAGGTCCGCGTACGCTCCGGCATCCGTTAGGGCGCTTCTTTCGGATCCCGCCGTGCCGGTCGAGCCCGGCCGGCAGGATTCGAAAGACAGGCCCTAGCCGCCGAGCGCGCTCAGCTTGTGCGCGTAGAGCACGCGCTGGCAGTAGTCCGTTCCGTCCGGGTCCGCCGGGTCCTTGGTCGCCGTGCAGTCGTTCGCGGACCCCGGCCGGTGCTCCGAGAGGGACCAGAGGCGCCCGGTGCCCCGTTCGATGTAGAGGTCCTCGGCTCCCCGGGCCGTCTTGACGGCCGGGCCGTCCTGGACCAACCGGCCGTCGCTCCACTTGTAGCGCCACAGGTTGCCGGGCTCGTCCGTGCCCTTGGACTCGTTCACGTACAGCGTGTCGTCGTACGCCGCCGCGCCCTGGGCGCCGCCGTTCGCGAGCGGCAGGTAGTTCGCCCAGCCTTGAGCGGTGACGTCGGCGGAGCGCCCCTC comes from Streptomyces virginiae and encodes:
- a CDS encoding esterase/lipase family protein, whose protein sequence is MSMPVVSIWDNTFPGAQPHYPRATAWDVEWPLEGGTAWVFYSSPGQTRVRKPVILADGFSSGKSDPDALWNGLENGEYPLISQLREAGFDLVLLGFDERSASIIDNADVAIECIKKAIDDREGSAKLTVGGFSMGGLVTRYALAKMHHEGDDHQTATFLSYDTPHSGAWLPISVQAFAHFVKDNWGGLPGFGELLGSFSRMVNSTAARQLLRWHIESVSAEPRQDRARTDFLAELERVGSWPPGVRRLGVANGTGTGAGNNIPAGVTAMRTTGAELTGTRLDTQDTGEQIVAILKKTGSPEIPIVTNNLPDIDGAPGGLFPEALNLPGRPANFGTAAMLAGLLEGEPAELTYNATTFVPSVSAVAAGAIDDRDALYSKIDPADSELDHFLCASENQGHTVITVELGEWIVDKLRTP
- a CDS encoding ABC transporter permease; this translates as MSSSATMSPSVVRARPGRRPREVDNRAAYLSFGLAYVLGHGTAATSQGADPLLDLPGWLPTTLLGSGLVVGIVLTTLAGLRAQVGATTPEILSARLLGAAWIAAFTALFLAVTGLTSVLEQPELQSVLWPAGSGLIVGLLYLAEGSVRRNLLHYGLGVWLALTSTAALWFATPGLYWVLAVAGGGAYVLAAALEHRRLHLLSRTGRPRD
- the xdhB gene encoding xanthine dehydrogenase molybdopterin binding subunit; amino-acid sequence: MSHLSERPEKPVVGVSMPHESAVLHVTGAALYTDDLVYRTKDTLHAYPVQVMKTRGRITALRTEPALAVPGVVRVLTVADVPGVNDAGMKHDEPLFPDEVMFHGHAVAWVLGETLEAARLGAAAVEVELDELPSVITLKEAIAAESFHGARPLMVTGDIDAGFADSTHVFSGEFQFSDQEHFYLETHAALAYIDEAEQVFIQSSTQHPSETQEIVAHVLGLHSHEVTVQCLRMGGGFGGKEMQPHGFAAIAALGAKLTGRPVRVRLNRTQDLTMSGKRHGFHADWKIGFDADGRIQALDATLTSDGGWSLDLSEPVTARALCHIDNTYWIPNARVAGRIAQTNKVSNTAFRGFGGPQGMLVIEDILGRVAPLLGLDPMELRKRNFYQPGLGQATPYGQPVPQAERIAAVWQQVENDGGIADRKREIAAFNAAHPHTKRALAITGIKFGISFNLTAFNQAGALVLIYKDGSVLINHGGTEMGQGLHTKMLQVAATTLGIPLHKVRLAPTRTDKVPNTSATAASSGADLNGGAVKNACEQLRTRLLQVAASQLGSNASDVRIVDGVARTLGSDKELAWDDLVHTAYFQRVQLSASGYYRTEGLHWDAKSFRGSPFKYFSYGAAAAEVEVDGFTGAYRIRRVDIVHDVGDSLSPMIDIGQVEGGFVQGAGWLTLEDMRWDTSDGPNRGRLLTQAASTYKLPSFSEMPEEFNVTLMENATEEGAVYGSKAVGEPPLMLAFCVREALRQAAASFGPAGVSVELAAPATPEAVFWAIESVREKADVRSGDGQAPDDSEIRTDTSALSNA
- a CDS encoding xanthine dehydrogenase small subunit; this translates as MVAARITVNGKETPLSPAAPHTTVLDLLRERGLTGTKEGCAEGECGACSVLVARPGVNKPTDWVAVNACLVPAAALDGQEIITSEGLATVGEPGTRPTLHPVQEEMAVRGGSQCGYCTPGFICSMASEYYRPDRCAHGESADSGDAHDAEHGPNGFDLHSLSGNLCRCTGYRPIRDAAFAVGEPTEDDPLAQRREQDPPAPVATEYTQDGATFLRKDTLAETLQLLRERPDAVVVAGSTDYGVEVNIRSRRAECVVAIDRLPELRELRVESDHIEIGAAVTLTEIERRLDGDVPLLAELFPQFASRLIRNSGTLGGNLGTGSPIGDSPPVLLALEASLVLADADGERVVPLAEYFTGYRQSVRRPDELIRAVRIPLPLSPVTAFHKIAKRRFDDISSVAIGFALDIEGGIVRKARIGLGGVAATPIRALATEAALEGKPWSAETVEAAARVLRGEGTPMSDHRASSVYRSAMLGQSLLKLHAQTTEAVSS